One genomic window of Oscillatoria sp. FACHB-1406 includes the following:
- a CDS encoding precorrin-8X methylmutase: protein MEWHFTDAQSLAIIDREIRNRSFSPAEYEIVRRIVYETADFEYPSLVSFSEKAMQAGAAALAARSTIVVDVPMVQVGIAPGIQQTFANPVYCAMEALTRPQKEKTQSAWGIQTLAQRYPEAIFAIGQSQTALTALVELIEAEEIRPALVVGTPAGFVGADVAKARLKDSSIPHICIHGRKGSPVVAVAILNGLVDLAWQAYGQNAF from the coding sequence ATGGAATGGCACTTCACGGACGCACAAAGTTTAGCGATTATCGATCGCGAAATCCGCAACCGCTCCTTTTCTCCGGCGGAATACGAAATCGTGCGGCGCATTGTTTACGAAACCGCCGATTTTGAATATCCCTCCTTAGTCAGCTTCTCAGAAAAGGCAATGCAAGCGGGCGCTGCGGCCCTCGCTGCGCGCAGTACCATTGTCGTTGACGTGCCGATGGTGCAAGTTGGGATTGCCCCGGGGATTCAGCAGACTTTTGCCAATCCCGTTTATTGTGCGATGGAAGCGCTGACGCGGCCGCAAAAAGAGAAAACCCAGAGTGCTTGGGGAATACAAACCTTAGCCCAACGCTATCCGGAGGCAATTTTTGCGATCGGACAATCGCAAACGGCTTTGACGGCGTTAGTCGAGTTAATCGAGGCAGAAGAAATTCGACCGGCATTAGTCGTAGGAACACCTGCTGGTTTTGTCGGAGCGGATGTGGCGAAAGCGCGACTTAAGGACTCGTCCATTCCCCATATTTGCATCCACGGGCGCAAGGGTAGTCCGGTGGTTGCCGTGGCGATTCTCAACGGACTCGTCGATCTCGCTTGGCAAGCTTACGGGCAGAATGCTTTTTAG
- the mazG gene encoding nucleoside triphosphate pyrophosphohydrolase, translating into MFSSQTPQTETSQSILEALQRLIDVVAKLRSPEEGCPWDLVQTPETLIPYIIEEAYEVAHAIRSGERDAIAEELGDLLLQVVLQAQIASEYNHFTLEEVASGIAEKLIRRHPHVFSNVNVESIEQVRQNWEQIKAAEKGETPEQTQRLSRKLQRYARTLPPLMAGAKISKKAAAAGLEWENIESVWEKFNEELAEFHEALATEDKEHQQAELGDLLFTLVNIARWYDLDSSAALEGTNQRIVRRIELIEAFADRPLNDYSLEELDRLWDRAKAKLASAPKEDIV; encoded by the coding sequence ATGTTTAGCTCCCAAACCCCCCAGACTGAAACCTCCCAAAGCATTTTAGAGGCACTGCAACGTTTGATCGATGTAGTGGCGAAGTTGCGATCGCCGGAGGAAGGATGCCCGTGGGATTTAGTGCAAACGCCAGAAACCCTAATACCCTATATTATCGAAGAAGCCTATGAAGTGGCTCACGCGATTCGCAGCGGCGAGCGGGACGCGATCGCAGAAGAACTCGGCGATCTGCTCTTGCAGGTCGTTTTGCAAGCGCAAATTGCCAGCGAATACAATCATTTTACCCTCGAAGAAGTCGCCTCCGGAATTGCCGAAAAGTTGATTCGCAGACATCCCCACGTCTTTAGTAACGTCAATGTCGAATCGATCGAGCAAGTCCGCCAGAACTGGGAACAAATTAAAGCCGCCGAAAAAGGAGAAACCCCCGAACAAACTCAACGTCTCAGCCGCAAACTTCAACGCTACGCCCGTACCCTACCCCCTTTAATGGCGGGAGCGAAAATTTCCAAAAAAGCCGCCGCTGCCGGATTGGAATGGGAAAATATCGAGAGCGTGTGGGAGAAATTTAACGAAGAACTGGCTGAATTTCACGAAGCGCTCGCAACAGAAGACAAAGAGCATCAACAGGCGGAACTTGGCGATTTACTCTTTACTTTAGTGAATATTGCTCGTTGGTACGATCTCGATAGTTCTGCTGCGTTGGAAGGGACGAATCAACGCATTGTCCGGCGTATAGAATTGATAGAAGCCTTCGCCGATCGCCCCCTCAATGATTATTCCCTAGAAGAACTCGATCGCCTCTGGGATCGCGCGAAAGCTAAACTCGCCTCTGCGCCTAAAGAAGATATCGTTTAG
- a CDS encoding DUF2157 domain-containing protein yields MVSEKFRQQLRQEVEQWRSQGLIDDALYHRLSQRYELNSLDTAYRNRFISILLGLGSILLSLAVITFVAANWQYWSRSLKVSLLLSLFAGINCAGFYFWRQRAQGWKVRLGQSLLLLGGLLLGANMALMSQMFHQSSPLYHLFLLWGLGVLLMAYSLRLTVLAMLGLILVALGYVSSVVPSAFLYRWGEASALQLAVQHLPLLASVLFVPLAYRCRSRWLFGGSLLLIVGSLETNLLFLSARLFDASASSAELVAAIACTLPPAVLWAYRDAIWERSAPNPSFDAIARGMSIFFLSMLFYVLSFRGWWLGSPQPGDEAMPLQIWAALLDAFILGGFTLYAWWKLGVGNRAFWCLDRTSTVVGMAILVTGWLIWWHGRVEALGAIAIFAFNALLFLLAIGCVRESLGSGKRRGFWWGMVSIVLQLTSRMLEYNTDLLFKAIVLFFCGVAVILAGLWFERYLLTLHSPAPIPDKE; encoded by the coding sequence ATGGTATCAGAAAAATTTCGCCAGCAGTTGCGTCAAGAAGTCGAGCAATGGCGATCGCAAGGGTTGATTGACGACGCTCTCTACCATCGCCTCAGCCAGCGCTACGAACTCAACTCACTCGATACCGCTTACCGCAATCGCTTTATTTCAATTTTGCTGGGTTTGGGCAGTATTTTATTAAGCTTAGCGGTTATTACGTTTGTAGCAGCGAATTGGCAGTATTGGTCGCGATCGCTAAAAGTTTCACTGCTTTTAAGCCTATTTGCAGGCATTAATTGCGCGGGATTCTACTTTTGGCGGCAGCGGGCGCAAGGCTGGAAAGTACGGCTCGGACAAAGTTTACTTTTATTGGGCGGCTTGCTTTTGGGCGCAAATATGGCCCTAATGTCCCAGATGTTCCACCAAAGTAGCCCACTGTATCACCTTTTTCTGCTCTGGGGGCTGGGCGTATTGCTAATGGCTTATAGCTTGCGCTTGACGGTGTTAGCCATGCTAGGGCTGATTTTAGTCGCCTTGGGCTACGTCTCGAGCGTGGTTCCTTCTGCTTTTCTCTATCGTTGGGGCGAGGCTTCGGCGTTGCAGTTAGCCGTTCAACATCTGCCGCTGTTAGCAAGTGTTCTGTTTGTACCGCTTGCCTATCGATGTCGGTCGCGCTGGCTTTTTGGCGGCAGCCTTCTGTTGATAGTCGGTTCCTTAGAAACCAATCTCCTTTTCCTCTCGGCTCGACTGTTCGATGCTTCTGCTAGCAGCGCCGAACTGGTTGCCGCGATCGCTTGTACGCTCCCGCCAGCAGTTCTGTGGGCTTATCGAGATGCGATTTGGGAGCGGAGCGCACCGAATCCTTCCTTCGACGCGATCGCGCGCGGAATGAGCATTTTCTTCCTCAGTATGCTGTTCTATGTCCTCTCCTTTCGAGGTTGGTGGTTGGGTTCGCCGCAACCGGGAGATGAAGCGATGCCCCTACAAATTTGGGCGGCGCTCCTCGATGCCTTTATTCTAGGCGGTTTTACCCTATACGCTTGGTGGAAGTTGGGCGTGGGGAATCGGGCTTTTTGGTGTCTCGATCGCACCAGCACTGTAGTCGGAATGGCAATCCTAGTAACGGGTTGGCTCATTTGGTGGCACGGACGAGTCGAAGCTTTGGGCGCGATCGCGATTTTTGCTTTCAACGCTTTACTATTCCTGCTAGCGATCGGTTGCGTGCGCGAAAGCTTGGGAAGCGGAAAGCGCCGAGGTTTTTGGTGGGGTATGGTCTCGATCGTCTTGCAACTGACTTCCCGAATGCTAGAATACAACACCGATTTGCTCTTTAAAGCGATCGTGCTATTTTTCTGTGGTGTGGCGGTTATCTTAGCGGGCTTATGGTTCGAGCGCTACTTACTGACATTGCACTCGCCAGCGCCGATTCCCGATAAAGAATAG
- the grxC gene encoding glutaredoxin 3, with amino-acid sequence MFDFLNSLLGRHPERIKANVEIYTWQTCPFCIRAKLLLGWKGVRYSEYKIDGDDAARDRMAERANGRRTVPQIFINDRHIGGCDELYDLDVRGQLDGLLAASEA; translated from the coding sequence ATGTTCGATTTCCTTAATTCTCTCCTCGGTCGGCATCCGGAGCGCATCAAGGCTAATGTCGAAATTTATACTTGGCAAACTTGCCCGTTTTGCATCCGAGCTAAACTGCTGTTGGGGTGGAAAGGCGTTCGTTACAGCGAGTACAAAATCGATGGCGACGATGCGGCGCGCGATCGCATGGCAGAACGCGCGAACGGACGCAGAACCGTCCCGCAAATTTTTATTAACGATCGCCATATCGGGGGCTGTGACGAGCTTTACGATTTGGATGTTCGCGGGCAATTGGATGGATTATTAGCGGCGAGTGAGGCTTAG
- a CDS encoding NUDIX hydrolase, with the protein MKPVARWKIINSEFAIDNRWCKVRRDEVELPNGVRVDDYFVNVRPDVVLILAVTPDREVVFVRQYRHGVGEILLELPGGTFYADRETCLEAAARELEEETGYIARTWTHLATLYDNPVKDTNKIYIAIAENALEESYQQLDITEAVEVVRVPIAEIIEKIANGELTVAGTISALLMGLKYLNYFDIIPRESEPEKSTDSVNSDPTQND; encoded by the coding sequence ATGAAGCCTGTTGCTCGATGGAAAATCATCAATTCGGAGTTTGCGATCGATAACCGTTGGTGCAAGGTTAGGCGGGATGAAGTCGAACTTCCGAATGGGGTTAGGGTTGACGACTATTTTGTAAATGTTAGGCCGGATGTTGTTCTGATTTTAGCCGTGACTCCCGATCGAGAAGTCGTTTTCGTGCGGCAGTATCGGCATGGTGTAGGAGAAATTTTGCTCGAACTTCCTGGCGGAACTTTTTATGCCGATCGCGAAACTTGTTTGGAAGCCGCTGCCAGGGAACTCGAAGAAGAAACGGGATATATCGCTCGAACTTGGACGCATTTAGCGACGCTTTACGATAACCCCGTTAAAGATACCAATAAAATCTATATCGCGATCGCTGAAAATGCTCTCGAGGAGAGTTACCAGCAGCTAGATATTACGGAAGCGGTCGAGGTTGTGCGAGTGCCGATCGCGGAAATCATCGAAAAGATAGCGAACGGAGAGTTAACGGTTGCCGGAACAATTTCAGCTTTGTTGATGGGGCTGAAATATCTAAATTACTTCGATATCATACCTCGCGAATCCGAACCAGAAAAGTCAACAGACTCAGTTAACTCAGACCCCACTCAAAACGACTAA
- the dusA gene encoding tRNA dihydrouridine(20/20a) synthase DusA has protein sequence MLHPLSVAPMMERTDRHFRYFMRQITRRTLLYTEMITTAAILHGDRGKLLGFSPVEKPLALQLGGDNPEALQICARIAEDWGYDEVNLNVGCPSDRVQSGSFGACLMACPDRVAKAVEAMRQGTKLPVTVKHRIGIDERDRYEDMAEFVRIVAAAGCQRFSVHARKAWLKGLSPKENRTIPPLRYPDVYRLKQEFPHLEIEINGGITTLEQAKEHLQFVDAVMIGRAAYDNPYLFATCDRDFYGETEPPPTRQQVVEAMLPYIEEWTAKGFKLNAISRHLLELFAGQPGTKAWKRHISQNAHLPGAGAEVLRAAAQQQLLASSY, from the coding sequence ATGCTTCACCCCCTGAGCGTTGCGCCGATGATGGAGCGCACCGATCGCCACTTTCGCTATTTTATGCGCCAAATTACGCGGCGAACGCTGTTGTATACGGAAATGATAACAACAGCGGCGATTTTACACGGCGATCGCGGCAAACTTTTAGGCTTTTCGCCCGTCGAAAAACCCCTCGCCCTACAACTCGGCGGCGATAACCCGGAAGCGTTGCAAATTTGCGCGCGCATTGCCGAAGATTGGGGCTACGACGAGGTAAACCTCAATGTCGGCTGTCCGAGCGATCGCGTCCAGAGTGGCAGTTTTGGCGCTTGTTTGATGGCTTGCCCCGATCGCGTCGCCAAAGCCGTAGAAGCAATGCGCCAAGGCACGAAACTTCCCGTTACCGTCAAACATCGCATCGGGATTGACGAGCGCGATCGCTACGAAGACATGGCCGAATTCGTCCGCATCGTCGCCGCAGCGGGATGTCAGCGCTTCAGCGTTCACGCTCGCAAAGCCTGGTTAAAAGGTTTAAGCCCCAAGGAAAACCGCACGATTCCGCCCCTGCGCTACCCCGATGTTTATCGCCTCAAGCAGGAATTTCCTCACCTCGAAATCGAAATCAACGGCGGGATTACAACGCTCGAACAAGCCAAGGAACACCTGCAATTCGTCGATGCAGTCATGATTGGGCGCGCTGCTTACGATAATCCTTATTTATTTGCAACCTGCGATCGCGACTTCTACGGCGAGACAGAACCGCCGCCCACGCGCCAGCAAGTCGTCGAAGCCATGCTACCTTACATCGAAGAATGGACTGCAAAAGGCTTCAAACTCAACGCCATCAGCCGCCATCTGCTCGAACTGTTCGCCGGACAACCGGGGACTAAAGCTTGGAAGCGGCACATCAGCCAAAACGCCCATCTTCCCGGTGCGGGGGCAGAAGTTTTGCGGGCGGCAGCGCAGCAACAATTATTGGCAAGTTCTTATTGA
- a CDS encoding DUF4114 domain-containing protein codes for MPTTFASAVKLFSAQGYNTYPTFGDIDGDGDLDALIGQDGTNGAFPLFKGLISFIPNTGNKTTPDFSTPLTQQSYKPFNLDLSTLVGGQPAENPRLTLVDIDGDTLLDAFVGEAEGGIYFFKNNGTLNNPQFGPAQASPFGLSPVSSTTVGSQVYVSAPRFADIDGDGLLDAFIGRRDTAGGSDGNIEFYKNTGTAQNPNFSKQVGASNPFNGINMAASDYVTPAFGDVDGDGDLDAVLGVANVGKGQLRYFENQGTKNASQFVELTGANNPFNAVNQAGAIEGVSPVFADLNGDGKIDLLYGGRLPSSGITFLANSPTPPPPPPPPPPPPPPPPPPPPPPPPPPPPPPVGDLLSVNANNVFTVGKNGGNTNLQYVLSQASNSQIDEIGIFKVDDDSGKIGNLTPGSGGYLQAALARSQAFFSVLPNGTRPAGFSASQQDGIADEFKAGDRFAFYLVKSSSSDAVVAGRTSTDNVALGLGSQNVLKATDLGNGNFILGFEEGSDRKFNDIAINFQQTATPQPLGVGNVQRQGQEFVDLLAANNPQVNLQGRQVQANLTLQREARFNDVVGLYRIDDAQGTINGIAPGQEGYARAAIERRVAGSTFGVGNQQTAATTAVLDGDALYAPFLIVNSTPEQFLEKNPTNASSRLAILGIGPPQAYFPFLGSNPDGTDHVLLLGNNTFGFEDLPGGGDRDYNDLILSVDIVV; via the coding sequence ATGCCTACTACCTTTGCTTCGGCAGTCAAACTGTTTAGCGCGCAGGGATATAATACTTATCCCACCTTCGGCGATATCGATGGCGACGGCGATTTGGATGCGTTAATCGGTCAAGATGGGACGAACGGAGCTTTTCCTTTATTTAAAGGTCTGATTTCCTTCATTCCTAACACCGGAAACAAGACCACTCCGGATTTTTCGACTCCTCTAACCCAACAGTCTTATAAACCTTTTAACTTAGACTTATCGACGCTGGTTGGGGGTCAGCCGGCTGAGAATCCCAGACTGACCTTGGTCGATATCGATGGCGATACACTATTAGATGCTTTCGTTGGAGAAGCAGAGGGAGGAATCTATTTCTTCAAAAACAATGGCACCTTAAATAACCCGCAATTTGGACCGGCGCAGGCAAGTCCCTTCGGTTTGAGTCCAGTTTCTTCCACCACTGTCGGGTCTCAAGTTTATGTTTCCGCCCCTCGCTTTGCTGATATCGATGGCGACGGACTATTGGATGCCTTTATCGGTCGCCGGGATACAGCAGGCGGTAGCGATGGCAACATTGAGTTTTATAAAAATACCGGAACCGCGCAAAATCCTAATTTTTCAAAGCAGGTCGGAGCGAGTAACCCCTTTAATGGGATTAATATGGCAGCGAGCGACTATGTTACGCCTGCCTTTGGCGATGTCGATGGCGATGGCGACCTAGATGCTGTTCTGGGCGTTGCTAACGTTGGTAAGGGACAATTAAGGTATTTTGAGAATCAAGGGACGAAGAATGCCTCTCAATTTGTCGAACTGACAGGGGCGAATAATCCTTTCAATGCGGTTAACCAAGCCGGAGCGATCGAGGGAGTGAGTCCGGTCTTTGCCGACCTGAATGGAGACGGTAAAATCGATCTACTCTATGGCGGAAGACTACCAAGCAGTGGCATTACCTTTTTAGCGAATTCACCAACCCCGCCACCGCCACCGCCGCCACCACCACCGCCGCCACCACCGCCACCGCCACCACCGCCACCGCCACCACCACCGCCACCGCCACCGCCGGTGGGAGACCTACTCAGCGTTAATGCCAACAATGTATTTACGGTTGGGAAGAATGGGGGCAATACAAATTTGCAGTACGTTCTTTCCCAAGCGAGTAACAGTCAGATCGACGAAATTGGTATTTTTAAGGTCGATGACGACTCGGGTAAGATTGGCAACTTAACTCCCGGTAGTGGGGGCTACCTGCAAGCTGCTTTGGCGCGATCGCAAGCGTTCTTCTCGGTATTGCCGAATGGAACGCGACCGGCGGGCTTTAGCGCGAGCCAACAGGATGGCATTGCGGACGAGTTCAAGGCGGGCGATCGCTTTGCTTTCTACTTGGTGAAAAGTAGTAGCAGCGATGCGGTTGTAGCCGGTCGTACTTCGACGGATAATGTAGCCCTCGGTTTGGGAAGTCAGAACGTATTAAAAGCAACCGATCTCGGCAACGGTAACTTTATTCTCGGATTTGAGGAAGGAAGCGATCGCAAGTTCAACGACATTGCGATTAACTTCCAGCAAACGGCAACACCCCAACCCCTTGGCGTAGGGAACGTACAGCGACAAGGGCAAGAGTTTGTCGATCTGCTCGCTGCTAATAATCCCCAGGTGAACCTACAAGGGCGACAAGTTCAGGCAAATCTGACCTTGCAGCGGGAAGCGAGGTTTAATGATGTCGTGGGACTGTACCGCATTGACGATGCCCAAGGGACGATTAACGGGATCGCTCCGGGACAAGAGGGCTACGCTCGGGCGGCGATCGAGCGGCGCGTCGCGGGCAGTACCTTTGGGGTTGGCAACCAACAAACAGCGGCTACCACGGCGGTACTGGATGGAGATGCGCTCTATGCGCCGTTCCTAATCGTTAATTCAACGCCGGAACAGTTCTTAGAGAAAAATCCAACCAATGCCTCCTCGCGTCTGGCGATTCTTGGTATCGGTCCCCCGCAGGCTTATTTCCCCTTCCTGGGGAGCAATCCCGATGGTACGGATCATGTCCTATTGCTGGGGAATAATACGTTTGGTTTTGAGGATTTACCAGGCGGCGGCGATCGCGATTATAACGATCTAATTCTTAGCGTCGATATTGTCGTCTAA
- a CDS encoding TIGR03032 family protein has protein sequence MNSPSPPLEFICSRHCLTWLYEQQISLAFSTYQTHCLFFVGLKPEGELSIFERQFPRPMGLYATPDRLYLSTLYQIWQLENTLAVGENYNGYDKLYVPRLAHTTGDLDIHDLAVDGEGRIVFVNTLYSCLGTTSDRYNFTPLWQPPFIDKLAPEDRCHLNGLAMVNGQPRYVTAISRSDVAAGWRKKRQSGGCLIDVSTNEIILNTLSMPHSPRWYRGQLWVLNSGTGDLGTVDLERGVFEAIAFCPGYARGLTFYKDWALVGLSKPRREGAFSELTLDERLTTKEAESQCGIAIINIKTGNIDHWIQIEGMITELYDLQVLPGVQRPMAFGFKTDEICNWIAIDPQRPALQPQRGETLIRGSGQIFPEFQ, from the coding sequence TTGAATTCTCCCTCCCCCCCCTTAGAATTTATTTGCTCTCGTCACTGTCTCACTTGGCTGTACGAGCAGCAGATTAGTCTGGCGTTTAGTACCTATCAAACTCATTGCCTGTTCTTTGTCGGTTTAAAACCCGAAGGCGAACTCTCGATTTTCGAGCGGCAGTTCCCTCGCCCGATGGGACTTTATGCCACTCCAGATAGGCTTTATCTCAGCACGCTCTATCAAATCTGGCAGTTGGAAAACACTTTAGCTGTCGGGGAAAATTACAACGGCTACGATAAGCTCTATGTGCCGCGTTTGGCTCATACAACGGGGGATTTAGACATTCACGATTTAGCCGTCGATGGGGAAGGACGAATCGTTTTTGTTAATACGCTCTATAGCTGTTTGGGGACGACGAGCGATCGCTATAACTTTACTCCACTTTGGCAGCCCCCTTTCATTGACAAGCTCGCCCCAGAGGATCGCTGTCACCTCAACGGTTTGGCGATGGTTAACGGACAACCGCGCTATGTAACGGCGATTAGTCGTTCGGATGTGGCGGCGGGATGGCGTAAAAAGCGCCAAAGCGGGGGCTGTTTAATCGATGTCAGTACCAATGAAATTATTTTAAATACCTTGTCGATGCCGCATTCGCCGCGCTGGTATCGCGGACAGTTATGGGTGCTGAACTCGGGAACGGGGGATTTGGGAACGGTGGATTTAGAGCGAGGCGTTTTTGAGGCGATCGCGTTTTGTCCCGGTTACGCGCGAGGATTGACTTTTTATAAGGATTGGGCGTTGGTGGGACTGTCTAAACCGAGGCGAGAAGGCGCTTTTTCGGAGCTAACTTTGGATGAACGTTTGACTACAAAAGAAGCAGAAAGTCAATGCGGCATTGCAATTATTAATATAAAAACCGGCAATATCGATCATTGGATTCAAATTGAGGGGATGATTACAGAACTTTACGATTTGCAAGTTTTGCCGGGAGTGCAGCGCCCGATGGCTTTTGGGTTTAAAACCGATGAAATTTGTAATTGGATCGCGATCGATCCTCAGCGTCCCGCCCTACAACCGCAGAGGGGTGAAACGTTAATCCGAGGAAGCGGGCAAATTTTCCCCGAATTCCAGTAA
- a CDS encoding GIY-YIG nuclease family protein gives MEIPSLESLPYQSYLDAEGKIPDELTGKIGVYAIFDRARTLQLANYSRNVYLSLKQHLTRKPHQCYEFKLQTIEKPSRTILEEIKQAWIAENGSIPPGNSDRAVEWNEAIDTKPAMTEVEKATYEKSEELARIKLLKTVARRVEAEILETLKERGAQMEFRFNPKIKERGLLDL, from the coding sequence ATGGAAATTCCATCCTTAGAAAGTTTGCCTTATCAGTCCTACCTCGATGCTGAGGGAAAAATTCCCGATGAGTTAACCGGGAAAATTGGAGTTTATGCGATTTTCGATCGCGCCCGCACCCTGCAACTCGCAAATTACTCCCGCAACGTCTATCTCAGTCTCAAACAGCACCTCACCCGAAAGCCGCACCAGTGCTACGAGTTTAAGCTGCAAACCATCGAAAAGCCGAGCCGCACGATTTTAGAGGAAATCAAGCAAGCTTGGATTGCGGAAAACGGTAGCATTCCGCCGGGAAATAGCGATCGCGCCGTAGAATGGAATGAGGCGATCGATACCAAACCAGCGATGACTGAAGTCGAAAAAGCGACTTACGAAAAAAGCGAAGAACTCGCTAGAATCAAGCTGCTGAAAACCGTAGCGCGGCGCGTCGAAGCCGAAATTTTAGAAACCTTAAAAGAGCGCGGAGCGCAAATGGAGTTTCGCTTCAATCCCAAGATAAAAGAACGAGGATTGCTCGATCTCTAG
- a CDS encoding R3H domain-containing nucleic acid-binding protein yields the protein MVNPNSSDTFNPQDSASDRTIITTEERDGQRTEVTDNLDQLLDIFPEELREKLQKHPAKDSIIEVVLDLGRFPEVRLPKKAEYLSETPISREALQYTIDRVGNFGGDNRAGIERTLHRISAIRNRHGEIIGLTCRVGRAILGTVGTIRDLVESGKSLLLLGRPGVGKTTALREIARVLADELQKRVVIIDTSNEIAGDGDIPHPAIGRARRMQVARPELQHQVMIEAVENHMPEVIVIDEIGTELEALAARTIAERGVQLVGTAHGNQIENLIKNPTLSDLVGGIQAVTLGDEEARRRGSQKTVLERKAPPTFEAAVEMLERQSWVVHVDVAQTVDLLLRGQEPQPQLRTMTESGEITITHQRTTRPLPQMLTPVSPELDERRPQGWRASGRMQAIPSGNGGATSSEFERMLDRTWGQVQDENAKVRTPGPNGEEWPVYVYPYGVGRSQLMQAIELMNLPVVLTKDLDGADAILALRSQIKNHAKLRTLAKARQIPIHPLKSNTMPQIARVLRRLAGLDDFSEGDGDTPDLRLFSANGSDDEIEALEEARLAVEQIVIPKGQPVELLPRSSQVRKMQHELVEHYRLQSDSFGEEPNRRLRIYPA from the coding sequence ATGGTAAATCCCAACTCTAGCGACACTTTTAATCCGCAAGATAGCGCGAGCGATCGCACCATTATTACGACCGAAGAGCGTGACGGACAACGAACTGAAGTGACGGATAATTTAGACCAATTGCTCGACATTTTTCCCGAGGAACTTCGTGAAAAACTGCAAAAGCACCCCGCTAAAGACAGCATCATTGAAGTCGTTTTGGATTTGGGGCGTTTTCCTGAAGTTCGCCTGCCCAAAAAAGCCGAATATCTCAGCGAAACACCAATCTCGCGCGAAGCCTTGCAATATACCATCGATCGCGTCGGCAATTTTGGCGGCGACAATCGCGCCGGGATCGAGCGCACCCTCCACCGCATCAGCGCCATTCGCAACCGCCACGGCGAAATTATCGGGCTAACCTGCCGCGTCGGTCGGGCGATCCTCGGAACGGTCGGTACGATTCGCGACTTGGTGGAGTCTGGGAAATCCCTGCTGCTGCTCGGTCGGCCGGGAGTCGGAAAAACAACTGCCCTGCGGGAAATTGCCCGCGTTCTCGCCGATGAGTTGCAAAAGCGGGTGGTAATCATTGATACCTCGAACGAAATTGCTGGCGATGGGGATATACCGCATCCGGCGATCGGTCGGGCGCGCCGGATGCAAGTCGCGCGCCCCGAATTGCAGCATCAGGTGATGATCGAGGCAGTGGAAAATCATATGCCAGAAGTGATTGTCATCGACGAAATCGGAACGGAACTGGAAGCCCTAGCAGCGCGCACGATTGCCGAGCGCGGCGTGCAGTTGGTGGGAACCGCCCACGGGAATCAGATTGAGAACTTGATTAAAAATCCCACGCTTTCGGATTTAGTCGGGGGAATTCAGGCAGTGACGTTGGGCGATGAAGAAGCGCGGCGGCGCGGTTCCCAAAAAACCGTGCTGGAACGCAAAGCACCGCCGACGTTTGAAGCAGCGGTGGAAATGCTGGAACGGCAAAGTTGGGTGGTTCATGTGGACGTGGCGCAGACGGTGGATTTGTTGCTGCGGGGACAGGAACCGCAGCCGCAATTGCGGACGATGACGGAAAGCGGGGAAATTACCATTACGCACCAACGCACGACGCGCCCGCTACCGCAGATGCTAACGCCGGTTTCGCCCGAACTGGACGAACGCCGCCCGCAAGGATGGCGCGCTTCGGGACGGATGCAGGCAATTCCGAGCGGAAATGGCGGCGCAACAAGCAGCGAGTTCGAGCGGATGCTCGATCGCACCTGGGGACAAGTTCAGGACGAGAATGCTAAGGTTCGCACCCCCGGGCCGAATGGCGAGGAATGGCCGGTTTACGTCTATCCTTATGGCGTGGGGCGATCGCAATTGATGCAAGCGATCGAGCTAATGAATTTACCCGTAGTCTTGACAAAAGACCTCGATGGTGCAGATGCGATTTTAGCGTTGCGATCGCAGATTAAAAACCATGCCAAACTTCGCACCCTAGCCAAAGCGCGGCAAATTCCCATTCACCCGCTCAAATCGAATACAATGCCCCAAATTGCGCGCGTGCTGCGGCGTTTAGCCGGACTGGACGATTTCAGCGAGGGGGATGGCGATACGCCCGATTTGCGCCTCTTTTCTGCGAACGGTAGCGATGACGAAATCGAGGCGCTAGAGGAAGCGCGTTTGGCGGTGGAACAAATCGTCATTCCCAAAGGACAGCCGGTGGAGTTATTGCCGCGCTCTTCTCAAGTGCGGAAAATGCAGCACGAACTGGTAGAACATTATCGCCTGCAATCTGATAGTTTCGGCGAAGAACCGAATCGTCGCCTGCGAATTTATCCGGCGTAA